The genomic window CGTCGAGCCGGAACTGTGCGTCGTCCGGCTGGAGATGATGGCGCGGCGGGAGCAGGAGATGCGTCGCGAGCCGGAGACCCGCGAGGTCGCCACGGTGCCCGCGGTCGGCGGCGACGCGAGCGCGTCGGAGCCGCTGATCGCGCCGCCTTCAGCCGGGCGTGTGGCCCCACAACTGCGTAACGGCGACCCCAACGTCGCCAAGCAGTCGGCGCAGCAGTGGTAGCCCGATCCCGATCACGCTCGACGGATCGCCGTCGATGCGGTCGACGAACCAGCCGCCGAGACCGTCGAGGGTGAACGCGCCCGCCACCTGCAGCGGCTCGCCGGTGGCGATGTAGGCGTCCAACTCATCCGGTTCGGGCTTGGCGAAATGCACTGTGGTGGAACTGCAGTCGACGGCTTCGGCGGTGATCCGGCCGTCCTGTAGCCGGAGGACGCAGTGCCCGGTCACCAGATCGGCGCTGCGCCCGGCCATTTCGCCCCAGCGGGCCCTGGCGACCTCGGCGGTGTGCGGCTTGCCCTGCAACTCGCCGTCCACCAGCAGCATCGAATCACAGCCGACGACAACACAATCGGCGCCGAAGTCGGGAATGGTCGCGGCGACCGCCGCGGCTTTGGCCTTGGCCAGCTCGACGACGACAACCTCGGGTGGGGTGCCGTCGGGCAGCGCGGCCGCGACCGCGTCCTCGTCGACGTCGGAGACCCGGACGATCGGATCGATGCCCGCCGACCGGAGAACTTCCCGGCGAGCGGGGGACGCGGAGGCGAGAACGAGCTTGGTCACCCGCGCAGGTGCGACAGCTGCGGGAAGGCGTAGGGGGAGAAGGGGGAGGTGCCCCGGTGCATGAACGTGGGGCGGCCCCACATGTCCGCCGGGCCGGTTGGGCCGGACGCACCGCTGTTCGCGGCCGCGGACAGCACGCAGACCAGCGCCGCCAGCTCCTCGTCGCTCGGGTTGCCCTTCACGACGCGAAACAGCGGCTCGGCGGCTGCGGGTGCGGCCGAGTCCGCGGCCGTACCGGCGTCGCCCGCCTGCTCGACCTCGTTGGCGATGAGGTCCAGTTCAGCGGCGGTCAATACATCTTCTTCTGCCACGGTCGTCACGGTGCCAGATCCTCTCTTTGCCTGATCAGGCGTGTTCCCATATTCGAGATAAGCATATGGATGATGCGATCATCCTCGGATCCACTCATTGCGTCTCTGCAACCAGTGTGCGCGGCCTCCCGAGGGTATCGCTTGTCCAGAGCCGCATGTTGCGGTCCGAATCACAGCGGGATATTGCCGTGCTTCTTCGGCGGCAGGGTTACCATCTTGCGCTCGAGTAGGCGCAGCGCCGAGACGATCTGGCCGCGGGTGTGCGAGGGCGGAATGACCGCGTCCACATAGCCGCGCTCGGCGGCGATGTAGGGGTTGACCAAGGTGTCCTCGTACTCGTTCTGCAGCTCGAGACGCAGCGCATCGACGTCGGCGCCGCTCTGCGCGGCCTCTTGCAACTGCTTGCGGTAAACGAACCCGACGGCGCCGGAAGCACCCATCACCGCGATCTGCGCGGTCGGCCAGGCCAGGTTCACATCGGCGCCCATGTGCTTGGAACCCATGACGTCGTAAGCGCCGCCGTAGGCCTTGCGGGTGATGATCGTGATTTTTCCCACAGTGGCCTCACCGTAGGCGTACAGCAGCTTCGCGCCACGCCGGATGATGCCGTTGTATTCCTGGCCGGTGCCGGGCAGGAAGCCGGGCACGTCGACCAGGGTGATGATCGGAATGTTGAACGCATCGCAGGTACGCACGAACCGGGCCGCCTTCTCCGAGGCGTCGATGTCGAGGCAACCCGCGAACTGGGTCGGCTGGTTGGCCACGATGCCGACGCTGCGGCCGTCGATCCGGCCGAAGCCGATGATGATGTTCATCGCGCGCTCGGCCTGCACCTCGAGGAATTCGTCGTCGTCGAGCAGGCGACGGATCACCTCGTGCATGTCGTACGGCTGGTTCGGCGAGTCCGGGATGATCGAGTCCAGCTCGAGATCTTCCTCGGTGAGCGAGTCCTCGATGGCGCCATCGATCGGGTCGGAAGCGGGGAAGCGCGGCGCCTCGGCGCGGTTGTTGCTGGGCAGGTAGGACAGCAGGTCCTTGACGTAGTCGAGCGCGTCCTGTTCACCGGAGGCGACGTAGTGCGCGACACCGGATTTCACCATGTGCGTGTGCGCGCCGCCGAGGTCCTCCATGGTGACGTCCTCGCCGGTGACCGTCTTGATGACGTCGGGTCCGGTGACGAACATCTGGCTGGTCCCGTCGACCATCACCACGAAGTCGGTGAGCGCGGGGGAGTACACGTGCCCGCCCGCGGCCGGACCCATGATCAGCGAGATCTGCGGGATCACGCCGGAGGCTTGGATGTTGCGGTGGAAGATCTCGCCGTAGAGCCCGAGCGAGACGACACCCTCCTGGATGCGCGCGCCGGCGCCCTCATTGATGCCGACCAGCGGACGGCCGGTCTTCAGCGCCAGATCCATCACCTTGACGATCTTCTCGCCGTAGACCTCACCGAGGCTGCCGCCGAACACGGTGACGTCCTGGCTGAAGATGCAGATGTCGCGGCCGTCGATGGTGCCGTACCCGGTCACCACGCCGTCGCCGAGCGGCCGATTCTTGTCCAGACCGAAATTCACGCTGCGATGCCGCGCCAGTGCGTCGAGTTCGACGAAGGAGCCCTCGTCCAGCAGGGCCAGGATGCGCTCGCGGGCCGTCATCTTGCCCTTGGCGTGCACCTTGTCGACCGCGGCCTCACCCATCGGGTGCCTGGCCTCTTCCAGCCGATTCCGCAGGTCAGCCAGCTTCCCGGCGGTGGTGTGGATGTCGGGGGCGCCCGCCGGATCTTGCGCGGACTGCTGCTGGACACTCGTCATGGCTCCGGAGTGTAACGAGTGGCAGTGCATTGCTCTAACCGAGTACGGCTTACCGGCGGGTAGAAAAGCGCAGCTAGATCATGTTCTGCCCGAAAAATTCCAGGTGGTTCGGCGCGTTCGGGTCATAGAAAATCGGTATCGCCGCGGATAGGTGCCCAGTTATTCTGGGAGAGTCCAATTTTCGAGCTCAGGGGGAGGGCCCAGTTATGTGGGAATGGAGCAAGACCGTCGCGGAATACGCTGCCGCGGCGTCGTGGACGAGCTGGCAGCAGACCGAGACCGAGCCGACGATCGTCGACCCGGATTTCACGACTACGGCGACCGAGGGGGATTCCGATGG from Nocardia iowensis includes these protein-coding regions:
- a CDS encoding Maf family protein: MTKLVLASASPARREVLRSAGIDPIVRVSDVDEDAVAAALPDGTPPEVVVVELAKAKAAAVAATIPDFGADCVVVGCDSMLLVDGELQGKPHTAEVARARWGEMAGRSADLVTGHCVLRLQDGRITAEAVDCSSTTVHFAKPEPDELDAYIATGEPLQVAGAFTLDGLGGWFVDRIDGDPSSVIGIGLPLLRRLLGDVGVAVTQLWGHTPG
- a CDS encoding acyl-CoA carboxylase subunit epsilon, which codes for MAEEDVLTAAELDLIANEVEQAGDAGTAADSAAPAAAEPLFRVVKGNPSDEELAALVCVLSAAANSGASGPTGPADMWGRPTFMHRGTSPFSPYAFPQLSHLRG
- a CDS encoding acyl-CoA carboxylase subunit beta, giving the protein MTSVQQQSAQDPAGAPDIHTTAGKLADLRNRLEEARHPMGEAAVDKVHAKGKMTARERILALLDEGSFVELDALARHRSVNFGLDKNRPLGDGVVTGYGTIDGRDICIFSQDVTVFGGSLGEVYGEKIVKVMDLALKTGRPLVGINEGAGARIQEGVVSLGLYGEIFHRNIQASGVIPQISLIMGPAAGGHVYSPALTDFVVMVDGTSQMFVTGPDVIKTVTGEDVTMEDLGGAHTHMVKSGVAHYVASGEQDALDYVKDLLSYLPSNNRAEAPRFPASDPIDGAIEDSLTEEDLELDSIIPDSPNQPYDMHEVIRRLLDDDEFLEVQAERAMNIIIGFGRIDGRSVGIVANQPTQFAGCLDIDASEKAARFVRTCDAFNIPIITLVDVPGFLPGTGQEYNGIIRRGAKLLYAYGEATVGKITIITRKAYGGAYDVMGSKHMGADVNLAWPTAQIAVMGASGAVGFVYRKQLQEAAQSGADVDALRLELQNEYEDTLVNPYIAAERGYVDAVIPPSHTRGQIVSALRLLERKMVTLPPKKHGNIPL